From Penicillium psychrofluorescens genome assembly, chromosome: 1, one genomic window encodes:
- a CDS encoding uncharacterized protein (ID:PFLUO_001705-T1.cds;~source:funannotate), which translates to MEKSAEHVDNADEQKLEIAQMEGITFQAALEISKPNPWAKGYLHMYTVCALIFLCSTMNGYDGSLMGSINATPNYTQYYNLPAKGNAGTGIVFSIFNVRNQSSCS; encoded by the exons ATGGAGAAGTCCGCAGAGCATGTCGACAATGCAGATGAACAGAAGCTCGAAATTGCGCAGATGGAGGGCATCACTTTTCAAGCTGCCCTGGAAATCTCGAAGCCCAATCCATGGGCCAAGGGCTATCTGCATATGTACACCGTTTGTGCGCTGATTTTTCTATGCTCGACTATGAATG GCTACGACGGTAGCCTGATGGGCAGCATCAACGCTACCCCGAACTACACTCAATACTATAACCTGCCCGCGAAAGGAAATGCAGGCACTGGGATTGTCTTTTCTATCTTCAATGTACGCAATCAATCCTCATGTTCCTGA
- a CDS encoding uncharacterized protein (ID:PFLUO_001704-T1.cds;~source:funannotate), with amino-acid sequence MSQSPFGEAPAGIDLSESHLGRNNAAVITTYILAALAVLLRFYARLKIQQAKIAADDWMIFASLLSVTGSLICTIIGGNYGLGKHVWAVPILNVVEVVRILFIYVILYIANVPLIKLSIILFYRRIFGMTKLMWFCIFLTVGYFVSCMIAFLVCCRPVSYYWTQYVDPSGGKCVYNLYPFYIGNAAANVTTDVIILLVPIPMVWKLQMKSTQKLLISGIFMLGGFVCVASLIRIYFMTFLESSLDVTWTMGNVFIWSSVEPCIGIVCACLPTLQPLLRYTIARVFGTSRERYMNNSEPVAPALVNRKSMRRKPNKPLDWDEALLTTSAVQVEMGDVRTDGSEDGKITVNTDFRMGEEQRQGCN; translated from the exons CCTGCAGGAATAGATCTCTCTGAGAGCCACCTGGGGAGAAACAATGCCGCTGTCATTACAACCTATATCCTTGCAGCCCTTGCGGTTCTGCTTCGCTTCTATGCCAGACTCAAAATTCAGCAGGCAAAAATAGCCGCGGATGACTGGATGATCTTCGCCTCACTT CTTTCAGTCACCGGGAGTCTCATTTGCACTATCATTG GAGGAAACTACGGCCTCGGGAAACATGTTTGGGCTGTACCCATCCTTAACGTGGTGGAAGTGGTTCGGATTTTATTCATATATGTGATCCTCTACATCGCCAACGTCCCACTGATCAAATTGTCAATCATACTGTTCTACCGGCGAATCTTCGGGATGACCAAGCTGATGTGGTTCTGTATTTTTCTCACTGTCGGCTACTTTGTATCCTGCATGATTGCATTTCTGGTATGCTGTCGTCCGGTCTCCTACTACTGGACACAGTACGTGGATCCTAGCGGAGGGAAATGCGTCTACAATCTCTACCCCTTTTATATAGGCAATGCTGCGGCAAATGTCACCACGGATGTGATCATCTTGCTTGTTCCCATTCCTATGGTGTGGAAGCTTCAGATGAAATCCACCCAGAAACTGTTGATCAGCGGGATTTTCATGCTGGGCGGCTT TGTGTGCGTCGCAAGCCTTATCCGCATCTACTTTATGACCTTCCTCGAATCCTCGCTTGATGTCACTTGGACCATGGGAAACGTTTTTATCTGGTCCAGCGTCGAACCCTGCATTGGCATTGTGTGCGCTTGTCTTCCAACCCTGCAGCCGCTCCTCCGATACACGATTGCTCGAGTATTTGGAACGAGCAGGGAACGGTACATGAATAACTCGGAGCCGGTAGCACCAGCGCTAGTCAACAGAAAGAGTATGCGACGGAAGCCGAATAAGCCCCTTGACTGGGACGAGGCCCTGCTAACGACCAGCGCCGTGCAAGTCGAAATGGGCGATGTCAGGACAGATGGGAGCGAGGATGGCAAAATTACAGTGAATACGGATTTCCGAATGggggaggagcagcggcaggGATGTAATTGA